tgagaaaaataaagacaacagagggctattttgtttttttttgtttttcttttctttgttctttttttttttttttttttttttttttaatttttggccatgccacacagcatgtgagattttagttccccgaccagggatcgaacccacggcccctgccttggaagtacagagtcttaaccactggaccgccagggaagtccctgtttttaaaatatggttaagTGTACTCAGTGTAAAGAACAGTCTTTTATTCTGAAATTATATCCTTTGAACTTTTTTGacattaaaatgttcatttttaataaaattatggtGTCAGCAGCAGTTATTTCACTTGTTTGAATGAACATACTTGATACAAATTAAAAGATGGTAACTGCACATAGTCACTGAAATTCACTCTGAAATATTCTCAGTCTTGGAAACCCCGAAGTCTGGGAACTACTAGCCTCAATGAAAGGTCACAAGATAGGAATCTGTAATCTGATTTGAATCTGGGCTCTACCACTTAGCTTCTGTGGGGCTTTTTGGGCAAATCCCTTAACCTCTGAGTCTCAATCTTCTCAAATTTAGCCCCAATCTTAGGAGGTTTTTGGAAAGATTAAGgaattcatttatcaaatattgaTTGCTtgcctactgtgttccaggcccaTCAAGCCTGTCACGCAGACAgccatgaacaaaacagacaaaaatcattGCCCTCGTGGAGCTGACATTCCAGGGGGCAAGACAGATAATCAAAGAAATTGGTAAACTGTCTGGTGTGGGAGATAATTGATACAGAGAAAAGCACAGTGTGAGCAGGGCAGAACTGTACTTTTAAATACAGGAGTCAGAAAAGGCCTCTCTCACTGAAAACTGGAAGAAAGTGAGGGCGTGGGCCATGCTGATACCTGGGGAAGAGTGTCCTGGGTGGAAggcacagccagtgcaaaggcccaggggtCGGACCATGCCTAGTGAGGTTGAAAACCATTAAGAGGACACACGTGGCTGGAAAGAGTGCAGGAGGCGAGGGTGAAGAGGTAAATGGGGGCTGAATCAGGGGAGAATCGTCCACCAGCAGAGCCCCTGCAGGGTTCTGAGCGGCTGAGGGGCCTAATCTACATGCACATGAGATCTACAGGGTGCCCGGCATGGTGGCTGCCAGTCTCACGCCCAAAAtagtcctttccttccttccttctttcctcagaACTTTCTCAGGGCTTCTGGCCTGCAGGTGGCTACTCTCCGGGTTCTGGGCTGTTCTACCCCATGGCTGCTGTTCCCCAGAGCACAGTTCCGACCTTGAATTAGGGGCTTTTTAagctaaaaataattcaaagccaGAAGGGGCCCTTGGTGATTGTTTTCATACAGTTCCTCTTTTCAGCAATATTTTTCACCTCTGCACAAATTTGGCCTCTTGTCGCTGTTCAAAAGAAGAAACGCTTGGCTTTTTCTGGGGCACGGGGGGAGCTGTGATCAGGAAGAGCAGACAGCTTGTGGCTGACCAGCTggggaccttggacaagttacttaacctcactaggcctcagtttcctcatctgtaaaattgggatgaTAATGACTATCTCCCAGAGTGGCTCTTGAAATTAATAAGATTATGGCACTGAGTACACTGTAGTTGTTTAATAATTCCTTCTTAATTGTTGGATGATTTTAGATCcctaacaaggacctaccatgaatttaacttttttgtttgttggagcaACAGCCAGGCTGACCTGACatttgtgactttggacaaacaATTTACACTCTCAAGGCCTCAGTGTCTGCTTCTGTACAGTGGGGAGATAATATCTCCACCCAGCATGGTTCATTCCTATTTCTTTGTCAAGCTTCAAGCCTTCAgtctcctcttccaggaagtcatCTTGGCCTCCCCTAAGTCTTCACGCTCACAGCCCTTGAGTTTCTGGCCACTAATCACAGCAGGTGGTAATTGTCTATTTACACTGGACAGCAAGCTCATTGAGAACAGTGCCCTCGGTCATATGAGTAGGTCTGTTGAATGAGTGGATGCGAACGAGTATGTTCACCAGCAAATGGGCAAGTTAGCTTCACCCCCGAGAACCTCCAGGACTAGCCCAGACCGGCCATACCCCAGCTGCTGGAAGCTGGTTTCCAGAGTGGTGGGGCAAGAGGGTAAGAATGATTCTGAGGACCCATCTCCATTCTGGTGGCACAAGCCCAGCTAATGCCAGAGGAGAAACCTCGTGGGGACCCGAGACAATTTACCCCTTTGCTTACGCAAACTCCAGCTTCTTTAAGTCTCGGATGGCAGGGAGTTCCCCAGGCGTGTCTTCAGAGGAACTTCTTGTCCTGGAGAGAACGGGCAATGTTAGGGAAGAGCTGGCTCCTCACCTGTCATGGAGCCCCCTCCTAGGGGGGACGCCTGCCCCAGTGCCCAAAATTCCCCAGAAGGACTGCCTTCCTTGGGCTACTGTTGTCcccttgttaaaaagaaaaacctcaggACAGGATATTATTAAGGCATTACTGTGTGTTTCACGGAAAAGAGCCTTAGAGGAGGCATTACCCACACCCATCCCAGACagcgcatagtaggtgctcaaacaATGTATGATGAAGGAATGAGGGAAAGACAGTTGCTCTGTGGTCACGTTTCCTCTGCCCTCTGAACCTTAGACCTCTGCCATCTAGAAAATGGGAATGATACTGGTCCTGGCTGCCTTGAAAGGTGGCCATAGGTGTCATTTGTGTTACTGGATGCAGAAGGCAGCTTATGAACTCTTAGCAGGAGAGAATATCTCCTTGGCTTTAGCTGAGAAAGAATTGGGTACATGATGGCAAGTTCTGAAGTGGACAGAGTGATAAATCTTGGGGACTCTGCCTGGGTGGTGACTGCAGTGAGAGATTTTAGATGGTCATTGGCTGGCGGGGAGCAGGGGAGGTCCCCCCAAAAGAGGAAGAAGTGTTAATAGCAAACTTAATATTAGGTCCTGCATGGTCTGGACCAACTCCCATGCCCTTCCCCTCTCACCTCTGGATCTGCACGAGGTTGCCCAGGTCTTCCACATCCTTCATGGATTCAGCCTTGAAAGGCTCAATGGTGAACTTCTCCTTCACTGCTCGGAGTAACTTGGCCTCCCCATGCTGCTGTAGGGACTCCCACAGCTCCACTGTGTCACTCAAGGCAGCCCTGTGGAGGAAGGGCTTCAGACCCAGTTATGGTGACTGGGCTAGACCATaatgtggggggtgggggggtggcggcTCCATGAAGGACCTCCTACCTATTCAGATATTTTCCTTCCTCAACTTAACCCCTACTTCCTCTAGAACGTTTTCCATGACCACTCAAGTCTTTATCAATTCCTCCTTTTTCTCAACTCTCCCAgtggttttatttccctttttgctttggcTACCAGGAAGCTCAGTGCTAAATTCTCAGTTGAACCACTACAATGGTGTAGACCTTACAGCTTGGGTAAAGTATGCTTAGGGGGAAGGTGGCAGAGATTCTCTGGAGATGAGGCTTAAATGATCAAACAGATCACTGAAGGATTTAGATTCCTTAATTTAAATTAAGGAACTTTGACTTCATCCTGAGGGAGGTGGGGTGCCTCTGAAAGATTGTAAGGAAGGATGGAATATGATCAGATGCAATTTCTAGGGAGATGTGCGCTGATGGTTGAATATAAAGTGGCGTGGAAGAGGAGAATGGAGGCAGGGAGGTCAGGGGAGGCTATGGCTTTAATCTAACCATGACAAAACAGTGGCTTGATCaggggatggagaaaagaaaacgaattcaaacccaggtcagtCTTAGATTCTAGACGTGGCCCAGCGCCTGTCATAAGGCCAGCCTTCAAATACTGGTTGgaagaatgatgctggctgtgtgaccttgggcaagctaccgtacccctctgagccttggcttcctcatctTAAAAAAGGATAGAATCACTTCTGCCCCCATCTGGCTGCCATTCATGCTGAATGAGACCCCACAGAGTCAGCACTGGGCACAGCACCAAGACCGCTGTAGGTGCCCAAGGCAAAGGATCCCACTCTCCTGCCTCCGGCCCCCACCTGAAATGGGTGACACAGCTGAGTCCCACGAGGCTCCCCAGTCCAGAGGGGTCAACGCCAGTGCTGCGGAGGTCCAGGGAGAAGTCTCGGCCCGCCGCCTCCAAGGCGCTGCCCAGCACGTAGGTGTCGGGAGGTGTGAGCCGGGTGCCCAGGAACGAGAGGTGGGCCGGGAGCCCCTGCAGCACATGCTGCCAAAGCCCGGCATCCAGCGCCTCGTGGGCGCAGTGCAGCAGCTCCAGCAGCCGCCCCGCCTTCAGCGCCCCAGGCTGCAGCCGCTTCAGGTACCTGGTGAGCACCTCCTGCTTCCTGACCGCTGAGGTGGAGCCCGCCAGCCCTGCCAGGGCTCCCAGGCAGCAGGCACGAGGCTGGAAGACCAGCCCAACCAGAAAGCGCGGCACGCCCTCCAGCCAGTTGTCATAGGGCCTCTTCTTCCTCGGGGTCAATGCCAAATACTGCGGCAGCTCCTTGTCCTTGATTTCGCTGCTCAGAGCCAGCCACATGGCGCCCAGGAAGCATTGCAGGAGGAAGCTGGAGAAGGCCAGCTTGGTCTCCGGGGCCCCCGGGGTGGGCTGCACCAAGCCTTGGGCCACAGCCCAGACCCTCACCTCGGCCGATGGGAACTGGCCCTCCCGCAGGCTGCTCTGGTGACCGCGGCCCAGCTCCCAGGCCAGCCTGGCCAGTCCCACCAGGGCCCCTGGGGGGCTGTCACGGGCTCCTGGGCCTAGTAAGCCAACATAGAGTCCCGTGAGCGTGGAAGGCAGCTGGGCCTCATCACCTAGCTCCAGGAGGGCCTCCAAGAGCTGGCACACGGCCCGGCACACGGTGGGGCTATGGCTGTGACTCAGGAGAAATGGCTGGGACTGGAGGAGCGCCAGGGCTCTCTTTTGGTGCTCGGTGGTCCCCGAACACTCAAAGTAGCGCATCACATAGGTCTCGGCCTGCTGGGCGGAGAAGCCGGCCACTTCGAACAGAGCGTCGGCCTTGCTCAGGCTCTGGGCCAGGCGGCCCCGGGGCCGGGCTGTAAGCAGCAGGGTGCAGCCTCTCAGCAGCTTGCGCTGGAAGAGGCCCGCCAGCAGCCCCCGGAGGGAGCGGGCTTCTGCCGACGTGGGTCCGCCCGCACTGTGCAGGAAGCCGTCTTGGGCTTCGAGCTCCTCGAAGGCATCCAGGATGAGCAGAATGCGGTCGGGCCTCCTCAAGATGTAACTGAAGACCTCGTCGTCCACTGACAGTGGCTGTGAACCCAGGGAGAAGAGCAGATCCTGCAGGCGGTAGGTGTCCCCCGGACGGTCCAAACAGTGGCAGGGGATGCAGAAGATAAAGTCGTACTGTGGCAGCTGGCCAcaggcccaggcccagctcaCGGCCTGGACCCAGTGACTCTTCCCCTGTCCTGCTTTGCCCAGCACGGCGATCACCTGCGTCTCACGTGGCCGCCGGTGGTTGCTAGAGGCCAGCAGCACCTCGCCCAGACTTCCTCGGGCCGGCTGCCGCTCTGCCCAGTCCAGGGTGGTCAGCTCTCTGTCCTGGCTTTTGCCGCTGCTCCTCTCCAGCCTTACCCTCACCAGGTCCACCTCCACCAGGATGCCTTCTGGGCCTGCGGGCTTAGCCTGGTACTTGTTCCGTAGCGAGGAGTAGAATTGTTCCACACTCTCTGCACATGTCaaagggtgtggggtgggggagaggaggatgCTAGTGGCAGGACTGGCCACTGTGAGGGCAGCAGAGTGGCCAGCCCGGCCACCATCACTAGCTTGTTCATCCATTCGTCAAAGTCTTCCCCGACTGCCTTCTTGATTAGCTGCCTCCTTCAATTACCCagacactcattcattcattcctacacccattcattcactcatcttcTCACTTGATTATCTGTCCACTCTTTCATTTACTCACTAACCTTCTTCTTTTGTTCACTGACCATCGGGAGGTCATGGTGGGGTTGGTGGTGCTAAGAGTTAAGATAGTGGAATCCAGGTTTCTGGTTCAAGTTCCAGCTCTACCACGTATTGCTGTTACATTGAGCATGTGATATACCCCACTagccctcagtctcctcatctgtaaaatggggatcatactGGGGTTATTTatgactttgtttgtttgttttggccgcaAACAATCCCgggaggcatgcgggatcttagttccctgaccagcgattaAACCCtagccccctgcaatggaagcgcagagtcttaaccactggaccaccagggaagtccctgtttacaACTTTAATGATTGACCACATCTCATGTGCCTGGAAGTGTACCTGGAACAGAGTCAGACTCAGTCGTCTGGCCATTCTCTCAGCTGCCCTTTCATTCCCACCTTCCATCTCTCCCACACCCATCATCCACTCCTGCCTTCACCCACTCTCCCAATCACCCTCCCTTCCCTGTTTCATTCTCTCAGCCTCACAAACAAGATGTCAACACCTAGCATGGGCTTACGAGGGGCAGGTCCTCAGTAAATGTTGCTCTAAGTGTAGGTATAACTGGCGGAATGAATGCTGAGATGGCGGAATCAAATgagcaagtgaatgaatgaatgagccaaCAAGTGAGGGATTGAATAAGTGTTGGGTGAATGAGTGACAGGAAGCCTCCAGCACCCAGGCAGAGGGACCCTGCCACCACTCACCAGGCCACTTGGGAAGCTTGCTGGATGCCTCGTGAGCTGCTGGGCATTGGGTGGGGGACATCTCATCCTCTGGAGGGGAAGAAGCCAGTGTCAGAGTTAGGGTGAGGGGCGCCCCAGggacctccctccctctgggGCATCGGTCCTCTGAGTATCGCAAGGTCAGAGCTGACGTGGGCTGAGTCTCCGCAAGATGGAGGTTACCAGGTGGTGACCTGAGGCTGTATCCTGCTCAAAGATGTCTTTTTTTGGCCagctgtacttttaaaattttcaccagtgttttaaaaatcacaatatctATGTTAAAATCAAGAtctccagggcttccttggtggtgcagtggttgagagtccgcctgctgatgcaggggacacgggttcgtgccctggtccgggaggatcccacatgcagcggagcggctgggcccgtgagccatggccgctgggcctgcgcgtccggagcttgtgctccgcaacaggagaggccatgacagtgagaggcccacgtaccgcaaaaaaaaaaaaaaaatcaagatctcCAGATTCTGCTGACAATTCAGAAGACCTGGCTGCATTGAGCCTGTTTTCCTGCCATGTAACAAGATGGTGAAGGCTGGTGGCCCATGGATTCTCCAATTGTTCCCCTCACCAACCCTCCAACGTATGCCCCCTCCCTGGAGACCCTCCCTGCCCTGTTTTACACAAAAACACAACTTGCCCGTGTCTGCAGGCAGCTCTGTTCGTGGACCTCATTGTCTGAGGCAATCCCTTCCCCCAGGGCCTCAGTTCTGCTTCCAGTAACTCTCACAGGTCCTGCTGATTCTTACCTGTTAGGTTTGTACGGGAGGTCAGGGCTGGTTCAGGCATGCTGGGGAGGTCAGCTGCCGATGGGGCAAAGGGGCTGGTGGAGCCGGGCCGGTCTGGGGACTTTGGGAGGCTGTGGACAGCTGTGCTGCTGGAGGCGGGTGTTTGGCTGGCCTGGGGCATCTCACCTACATGGGGAGGGCAAGGAGTACAGAAACAACAAGGAGCCCACTTGGGTGACCCCCTTCCCAAATCAGGCTGTAGGGCTGGGAGTctggggaaaggtgaggggaaCTTCCAGAGGAAGAAATTTCAGGCCGAAGTTGAGGAAAGAGCTCTGGAGTTACAACTAGGCTCCCAGAGCcttggttttcccatctgtgaaatggacacAATCAGCTCATAGGGAGCTTAGGGCAAGTGCTATACAGCACTTTCCCCACTGTGTGGTCAGTACTCATTTTCCTGGATGCCCAGAACACCCTCTTGCTCCTGGGGCACCAACGCATTATACAAAAACTGGCATGCAACCTTCAAAAGATGCTCTTGAATTGAGTGGAAGTATCCCCCTTAGCCTCATTCTCTCTCCCATCCCTTAGAGACCAACATGCCTTCCTTTGGACAATTCACAACCTTTCAATGTGGCAGGTCAGCAGGGACCATTTTACTGACCTGGAAACAAGGCAATTCAGAGAAAGCTATGCAAGGATGCATACCAAACTGTTCACAACGGTATACTAAAAGAATGAGGGAGAGACTCAGGAACTCTTGTAAGTATCTCTTATTGCTTGGTTTGTTAATGAGCATGCATTGatgttgtgcttttattttagatttttttttttgatgtggaccatttttaaagtctttattgaatttgttacagtattgcttctgtttttgttttggttgtttggcatgaggcatgtgggatcttagctctgagaccagggattgaacacacaccccctgcactggaaggcaaagtcttaaccactggactgtcaggaaAGTCCCGAtgctgtgattttaaaatataataaagtttaattttttttgatagaAAAGGAGAAACTAAGGCTTACTCGGGGAAAGTGACCCAAAAAATGCCACTTAGCCACTTGGTGTATCACTCACCCAGACCACGTTGGGGAGCCCTGCTCCTCCGCTTTGATTTTTGGGAAATGGGGACAGAGATGGGTGTTCTGGGGAAGGAGGACCATGAGAAGGTGCTAGGCTAAAACTGCCAAATATCTGGgacaggggtggggtggaggggggatggGATCAGGGAGTAGTCAGGTCACAGGCAGAGGGGGTGGGGCGTCCGGCCTCGCATACTCACCTTGGTAGATGAGTATACTGGAGACCCCTGTCCCAGCCCCTGAGATTTGCCAGAGCCCCTGGGGCAGAGTGGAGAGAGTGGGGATGATCTGGATGGGTCCAGCAGGGAGACTCAGGCAGCTCAACAAGGAACTGGAAGGGGGCACTGCAAGAGACAAAGGCGGTGAGGTGGGATTCTCCATTAACATCTTAATTAACAGCTGACTCCCTTCTAAAGGGCTCCAGTCTTCCAGAGAGCCGCAGCTGTGTCTGCTTGCCtgtggtggtggtgctggcaCAGAGAGGGTGCTCAGTTCCCAGCTGATGAAAGCATCGGGCTGGCGGGTGAATTCCCTAATTGGCGGGGATTCCCTGCTGTGTTTCCTAGGAATGCGTTTCCTTCCAGGGCATGTTTTCTGGCACAGACTGGGTTGATGGGGACATCGAGGATGGCATTGGCTGGGACAGAAGTGGGGGACACTAGTAGGGGAGGAATTCCCGTCCCTGGCGGCTCCTGCCTCTGGGCAGCGGGGAAGCCCACCCTCTGCAAGCCCCTAACATACCGGTGTCCTCCAGCCGGGTCTGGCTGGGTGCTGGCTCCTTGTTGAACAGAGCAGGTGGTGATGGGCAGGGCTGAGCTGAAGAGTCACTCACTAGCCCCACCAGGAAAGCACCAGTCACCACGGGCACGGCTAGGGGCTCAGCTGTGAGGAAGGGCCAATGTTAGAGGCTGGGTGAGATCTGGGTGGGTGCCTGCAGGGGCCTTCCCAGGGTAGGGAGCGCTCTGGGAGCAGATCTCTACTGGCAGTGGAAGGAAACTCCTGTCCTCTTCGCTGCCCTGGGTGAAGCTGGTTTTATCAGcaactgctgtgtgccaggcagccCTCTACCCCCAGCCTCCTCTTTGTGACTGGGCCCTGAGAGCTTCCTGCCATGGAGAGCTAGGGGTGGGATAGACCTATGAATAGGCTGTTAGCCCAGGCCCCTATCAGCTTGTACAGCCAGTCACTGAGCCCCCGGCCCCCTAAGAGGCCCCAAGCACTGCCCATCAGACTGGGGCAGGAGTTTATCTCCTCCATTTAATTGGGAGCCCTAGGAGGGTGGAGACTTGCCTCCCCCATCAGATTGGGAGCTCCCTGAAGACAGAGACTATTTCTCCATCATCCTGGGGTCTTCGTGGACAGGGTCCCTGTCTTCTCCATCAGATTAGAACtttctgagggcagggaccaggctTCCTCCATCGGACTATGAGGCTTTCATTCCTCAGTCTGTTCCCGCAGAGGGGCTGGTTGCCCAACCTTTGCAATAACAACTGAGTGGGAGGGGAGCGGGACTGATGAGTATGGGGGAAGAGGCTCACTGAGGCATGGGGGCtctatggagggtgggagggcactGGGTAACTAGCTGATCCGAGATGACTCTACACTCTGGAAGGAGACATGTGGCCTGGAGGGGCAGTGGAACTAGGTGGTGGTGGTAGGGTGGGGTCTCAGCTCTGACTCAGAGTTAAGAGGAGGGAGGTGTTAGGGGAGAGCCTTTGTAGGAGGAGCTGAATCTCCCAGCAGTCCCTGAACTTCAGAGCATGGGCTATGGAATCATGATCTTGGTTTGAATCTCAACTCCACCtctcacttgctgtgtgatctcagacaagtggcttcacctctctgagccccggCTTTCAAATGCCAGTTTACATGCGGGCCTGAGGAGGCCCTGGCTTTCCTGCCCATCAATCTCCCAGGACCCACCCGCCTTGCTCACCTAGCTTCCTGTGCTTCAGATCCACAGGCAGCTCCTCTGGGAAGGCTGCAGAGAGAACACTATGGTCATCAGCCCCAGGGAAGGGGTATTCCAAGCCAGGAGGGGCTTGCGGACCCCAGCAGGCCCTATAGAATTGCCTTAAATGGCTGGGAAGTGGCCTTGGGGGTCCctttccctccccagcccccaacaaTTTCTGCCCCTACTCATTTGCTTGAGCCCAAACCCCATCTTGAAGCACCCAGGACAGTGAGGCACTGGGAGAGGCAGAGCCACAGAGGGGACACAAGATgagtttgagttttaaaaaataatactaaaaatttaaaaaaccctgcTTTTGGTCCCTTCCTAGCTGTGCGTCTCTGCAacacagcctctctgagcctttggtctctcatctgtgaaatgggggcagTGATTCCCACTTGGCAGGAATTCATTGGAAATCAGTTGAGTGAGTATCAAGCATGTAACACATTGAGAAAACCCCTATGTGTCCCTTAGCAAGAGGCTGATGAACCAAATTATGGTTGATCATGTGAAATACCACACAGCCCTAAAAATAACAAGGATGCTGAAGGGCATATGGGGCAGTACTGGTGTCTGCAATTTACCTTGAAacgttctaaaaataaaatggttggaTGGGCGGATGAATAGAGGGATGGCTAGAGATGTGTTAAGACCACTATAGCCAAACACTGATGGTAGAATGGAAGTGATGGGTATATGGTTGTTTGTAGTACAACTCTTTCATCTTTGCTGTatgttgaaatttttcataataaaatattagggaaaatgtttatgaaatgaaaagaaaggaagaaaggaggaagggaaggagggaggaaggaaaggaggaagaagaataaaagagagaggaagagaaagaaagaaagaaagaaagagagagagagaaagaaagaaagaaagaaaggaagaacggaaggaaaaaaatagaaagggaaattCCTGGAGGCAGGACCATGTGTTTTCCATTAGTGCTAAGAAAATAACCTCCCAGACATGTTAAATGAAGAAAGAGTGTAGGTAAAATATGGTCatttgtgtgaaaaaaaaaatttttttaagagctGGCTTTTAGACAAATAGAATATTCCTAACAAGACTAAAAGGGCACTGGCAACATAGATTGTCTTCAGGGAGGGAAAATGAGGGACTGGGGgaaaaggatgggagggagattttttttcactgaatattttttacacattttgaatttttatgcCATGCACCTGTTTACCTGTTCAAATTAAATAACTAGGTACAGGGTTTACACatggtctggcacatagtaagctttTGATTAACTGTTAGGCCCattttatggaaattttcatTCAGTGGATATTTATTGAGGTGTTCCTGCATGCCAgtcatgtgccaggtgctggggatgtAGTAATAAGAAAGACAAGGTCCCTGTCCTCACAGTGGGGGAACTAAGCAAaaggcaataaataaaataagtccaAATTGTG
This portion of the Pseudorca crassidens isolate mPseCra1 chromosome 15, mPseCra1.hap1, whole genome shotgun sequence genome encodes:
- the CIITA gene encoding MHC class II transactivator isoform X1: MRCLATRPAGSYLPEPQGSGQHTTMELGPLEGGYLELLNSNADPLHLYHLYDRMDLAGEEELELCSEPDTDTINCEQFSRLLCDMEGDEETREAYANIAELDQYVFQDSQLEGLSKDIFIEHIGLEEMISESVEVLEEAGQKSQKRPFPEELPVDLKHRKLAEPLAVPVVTGAFLVGLVSDSSAQPCPSPPALFNKEPAPSQTRLEDTVPPSSSLLSCLSLPAGPIQIIPTLSTLPQGLWQISGAGTGVSSILIYQGEMPQASQTPASSSTAVHSLPKSPDRPGSTSPFAPSAADLPSMPEPALTSRTNLTEDEMSPTQCPAAHEASSKLPKWPESVEQFYSSLRNKYQAKPAGPEGILVEVDLVRVRLERSSGKSQDRELTTLDWAERQPARGSLGEVLLASSNHRRPRETQVIAVLGKAGQGKSHWVQAVSWAWACGQLPQYDFIFCIPCHCLDRPGDTYRLQDLLFSLGSQPLSVDDEVFSYILRRPDRILLILDAFEELEAQDGFLHSAGGPTSAEARSLRGLLAGLFQRKLLRGCTLLLTARPRGRLAQSLSKADALFEVAGFSAQQAETYVMRYFECSGTTEHQKRALALLQSQPFLLSHSHSPTVCRAVCQLLEALLELGDEAQLPSTLTGLYVGLLGPGARDSPPGALVGLARLAWELGRGHQSSLREGQFPSAEVRVWAVAQGLVQPTPGAPETKLAFSSFLLQCFLGAMWLALSSEIKDKELPQYLALTPRKKRPYDNWLEGVPRFLVGLVFQPRACCLGALAGLAGSTSAVRKQEVLTRYLKRLQPGALKAGRLLELLHCAHEALDAGLWQHVLQGLPAHLSFLGTRLTPPDTYVLGSALEAAGRDFSLDLRSTGVDPSGLGSLVGLSCVTHFRAALSDTVELWESLQQHGEAKLLRAVKEKFTIEPFKAESMKDVEDLGNLVQIQRTRSSSEDTPGELPAIRDLKKLEFALGPILGPQAFPKLVKILEAFSSLQHLDLDSLSENKIGDEGVAQLSATFPQLKALETLNLSQNNITDLGACKLAEALPLLAASLLRLSLYNNCICDVGAESLAHVLPDMVSLRVLDVQYNKFTAAGAQQLTASLRKCPHVEKLAMWTPTIPFGVQEHLQQLDSRIILR
- the CIITA gene encoding MHC class II transactivator isoform X2, whose protein sequence is MELGPLEGGYLELLNSNADPLHLYHLYDRMDLAGEEELELCSEPDTDTINCEQFSRLLCDMEGDEETREAYANIAELDQYVFQDSQLEGLSKDIFIEHIGLEEMISESVEVLEEAGQKSQKRPFPEELPVDLKHRKLAEPLAVPVVTGAFLVGLVSDSSAQPCPSPPALFNKEPAPSQTRLEDTVPPSSSLLSCLSLPAGPIQIIPTLSTLPQGLWQISGAGTGVSSILIYQGEMPQASQTPASSSTAVHSLPKSPDRPGSTSPFAPSAADLPSMPEPALTSRTNLTEDEMSPTQCPAAHEASSKLPKWPESVEQFYSSLRNKYQAKPAGPEGILVEVDLVRVRLERSSGKSQDRELTTLDWAERQPARGSLGEVLLASSNHRRPRETQVIAVLGKAGQGKSHWVQAVSWAWACGQLPQYDFIFCIPCHCLDRPGDTYRLQDLLFSLGSQPLSVDDEVFSYILRRPDRILLILDAFEELEAQDGFLHSAGGPTSAEARSLRGLLAGLFQRKLLRGCTLLLTARPRGRLAQSLSKADALFEVAGFSAQQAETYVMRYFECSGTTEHQKRALALLQSQPFLLSHSHSPTVCRAVCQLLEALLELGDEAQLPSTLTGLYVGLLGPGARDSPPGALVGLARLAWELGRGHQSSLREGQFPSAEVRVWAVAQGLVQPTPGAPETKLAFSSFLLQCFLGAMWLALSSEIKDKELPQYLALTPRKKRPYDNWLEGVPRFLVGLVFQPRACCLGALAGLAGSTSAVRKQEVLTRYLKRLQPGALKAGRLLELLHCAHEALDAGLWQHVLQGLPAHLSFLGTRLTPPDTYVLGSALEAAGRDFSLDLRSTGVDPSGLGSLVGLSCVTHFRAALSDTVELWESLQQHGEAKLLRAVKEKFTIEPFKAESMKDVEDLGNLVQIQRTRSSSEDTPGELPAIRDLKKLEFALGPILGPQAFPKLVKILEAFSSLQHLDLDSLSENKIGDEGVAQLSATFPQLKALETLNLSQNNITDLGACKLAEALPLLAASLLRLSLYNNCICDVGAESLAHVLPDMVSLRVLDVQYNKFTAAGAQQLTASLRKCPHVEKLAMWTPTIPFGVQEHLQQLDSRIILR